In Panthera leo isolate Ple1 chromosome B3, P.leo_Ple1_pat1.1, whole genome shotgun sequence, a single genomic region encodes these proteins:
- the RCOR1 gene encoding REST corepressor 1 isoform X9, whose amino-acid sequence MRGENAVLCFGDLPGCDTCGPWGVDEYIAIAKEKHGYNMEQALGMLFWHKHNIEKSLADLPNFTPFPDEWTVEDKVLFEQAFSFHGKTFHRIQQMLPDKSIASLVKFYYSWKKTRTKTSVMDRHARKQKREREESEDELEETNGNNPIDIEIDQNKESKKEVPPTETVPQIKKEKHSTQAKNRAKRKPPKGMFLSQEDVEAVSANATAATTVLRQLDMELVSIKRQIQNIKQTNSALKEKLDGGIEPYRLPEVAQKCNARWTTEEQLLAVQAIRKYGRDFQAISDVIGNKSVVQVKNFFVNYRRRFNIDEVLQEWEAEHGKEETNGPSSQKPIKSPDNSIKMPEEEDERDQAPHLDAGLCSAPDCGSDEVNGASVPSPGSRSYPFPARPSREISSPRTRAKSLLLCK is encoded by the exons ATGCGGGGAGAAAATGCAGTGCTCTGTTTTGGAGACCTGCCTGGCTGCGACACCTGTGGTCCTTGGGGAG TAGATGAATACATTGCCATTGCTAAAGAGAAGCATGGGTACAACATGGAACAG GCTCTTGGGATGCTCTTTTGGCATAAGCATAATATTGAAAAGTCATTGGCTGATTTGCCCAACTTTACCCCCTTCCCAGATGAGTGGACTGTGGAAGATAAAGTCTTGTTTGAGCAAGCCTTTAGTTTTCATGGGAAAACTTTTCATAGAATCCAACAAATG CTTCCTGATAAATCTATAGCAAGTCTGGTGAAATTTTACTACTCCTGGAAGAAGACAAGGACTAAAACCAGTGTGATGGACCGCCACGCTCGGAAACAGAAGCGGGAGCGGGAGGAGAG TGAGGATGAACtggaagaaacaaatggaaataacccCATTGACATTGAGATTGATCAaaacaaggaaagcaaaaaggag gtgccccctacgGAGACAGTTCCTCAGATCAAAAAGGAGAAACATAGTACGCAAGCTAAAAATCGAGCAAAAAGGAAACCTCCGAAAGGAATGTTTCTTTCTCAAGAAGACGTGGAGGCTGTTTCTGCCAACGCCACTGCGGCCACCACGGTGCTAAGGCAGCTAGACATGGAGTTGGTCTCCATCAAGCGGCAG attCAGAATATTAAGCAGACGAACAGTGCTCTTAAAGAAAAACTTGACGGTGGAATAGAACCGTATCGGCTTCCAGAG GTCGCTCAGAAGTGTAACGCACGCTGGACCACGGAAGAGCAGCTTCTCGCAGTACAAG CCATCAGGAAATACGGCCGAGATTTTCAGGCAATCTCAGATGTGATTGGGAACAAATCAGTGGTACAAGTGAAAAACTTTTTTGTAAACTATCGACGCCGCTTCAACATAGATGAAGTTTTACAAGAATGGGAGGCGGAACATGGGAAAGAAGAGACCAATGGGCCCAGTAGCCAGAAACCTATCAAGTCCCCAGATAATTCTATCAAGATGCCTGAAGAGGAAGACGAG cgTGACCAGGCTCCACACCTGGATGCAGGCCTCTGCTCGGCCCCGGACTGTGGCAGTGACGAG GTAAACGGCGCTTCCGTTCCCTCCCCGGGCAGCCGCAGTTACCCGTTCCCGGCACGTCCTTCCCGGGAGATTTCCTCTCCACGCACGCGTGCAAAGAGCCTTCTTCTGTGCAAGTAA
- the RCOR1 gene encoding REST corepressor 1 isoform X10: MLVWSPNQNLSEAKLDEYIAIAKEKHGYNMEQALGMLFWHKHNIEKSLADLPNFTPFPDEWTVEDKVLFEQAFSFHGKTFHRIQQMLPDKSIASLVKFYYSWKKTRTKTSVMDRHARKQKREREESEDELEETNGNNPIDIEIDQNKESKKEVPPTETVPQIKKEKHSTQAKNRAKRKPPKGMFLSQEDVEAVSANATAATTVLRQLDMELVSIKRQIQNIKQTNSALKEKLDGGIEPYRLPEVAQKCNARWTTEEQLLAVQAIRKYGRDFQAISDVIGNKSVVQVKNFFVNYRRRFNIDEVLQEWEAEHGKEETNGPSSQKPIKSPDNSIKMPEEEDERDQAPHLDAGLCSAPDCGSDEVNGASVPSPGSRSYPFPARPSREISSPRTRAKSLLLCK, encoded by the exons TAGATGAATACATTGCCATTGCTAAAGAGAAGCATGGGTACAACATGGAACAG GCTCTTGGGATGCTCTTTTGGCATAAGCATAATATTGAAAAGTCATTGGCTGATTTGCCCAACTTTACCCCCTTCCCAGATGAGTGGACTGTGGAAGATAAAGTCTTGTTTGAGCAAGCCTTTAGTTTTCATGGGAAAACTTTTCATAGAATCCAACAAATG CTTCCTGATAAATCTATAGCAAGTCTGGTGAAATTTTACTACTCCTGGAAGAAGACAAGGACTAAAACCAGTGTGATGGACCGCCACGCTCGGAAACAGAAGCGGGAGCGGGAGGAGAG TGAGGATGAACtggaagaaacaaatggaaataacccCATTGACATTGAGATTGATCAaaacaaggaaagcaaaaaggag gtgccccctacgGAGACAGTTCCTCAGATCAAAAAGGAGAAACATAGTACGCAAGCTAAAAATCGAGCAAAAAGGAAACCTCCGAAAGGAATGTTTCTTTCTCAAGAAGACGTGGAGGCTGTTTCTGCCAACGCCACTGCGGCCACCACGGTGCTAAGGCAGCTAGACATGGAGTTGGTCTCCATCAAGCGGCAG attCAGAATATTAAGCAGACGAACAGTGCTCTTAAAGAAAAACTTGACGGTGGAATAGAACCGTATCGGCTTCCAGAG GTCGCTCAGAAGTGTAACGCACGCTGGACCACGGAAGAGCAGCTTCTCGCAGTACAAG CCATCAGGAAATACGGCCGAGATTTTCAGGCAATCTCAGATGTGATTGGGAACAAATCAGTGGTACAAGTGAAAAACTTTTTTGTAAACTATCGACGCCGCTTCAACATAGATGAAGTTTTACAAGAATGGGAGGCGGAACATGGGAAAGAAGAGACCAATGGGCCCAGTAGCCAGAAACCTATCAAGTCCCCAGATAATTCTATCAAGATGCCTGAAGAGGAAGACGAG cgTGACCAGGCTCCACACCTGGATGCAGGCCTCTGCTCGGCCCCGGACTGTGGCAGTGACGAG GTAAACGGCGCTTCCGTTCCCTCCCCGGGCAGCCGCAGTTACCCGTTCCCGGCACGTCCTTCCCGGGAGATTTCCTCTCCACGCACGCGTGCAAAGAGCCTTCTTCTGTGCAAGTAA